The following are from one region of the Streptomyces fradiae genome:
- a CDS encoding amino acid adenylation domain-containing protein has protein sequence MTTGHRTDDLAQLFTDSARRHPDRVAVEHGRTALTYRQLAARADAIAAELLARGIRPGRRVALYATRHLQTYAGYLGILRAGCAVVPIGPATPAARAAGVMAAASVPLAVGVAPPAEWAEHGALAAGLLDVSDPERPRDPAQTADPGAATSAGPVPGTADGPDREAYLLFTSGSTGQPKGVPITHRSALAYVRHAMARQRVTADSRLSHTFELTFDPSVFDLFCAWGAGAALVVPEGRELLLPAHYVNRHRITHWFSVPSVVSIARRVGAIPAGSMPGLRQSQFIGEQLTLDQARAWRAAAPHSAIDNVYGPTEVTVACTEYRLSEDERQWPEPGNGTVPIGAVHPGLEQLVLDESGRPADDGELCLRGVQRFGGYLDPADNAGRFLDFTDGTATPFTGGVPGPHHWYRTGDRVRRERGGLVHLGRLDRQVKVSGYRIELGEIEAALRRHPAVHEAVVVVVERDGAPCLAAVLTGDEDREPAVLAHLRALLPEYMVPAVCRWLPELPVGGNGKLDHTGIRGAAAAAATALRTRAPAR, from the coding sequence GTGACCACCGGCCACCGGACCGACGACCTCGCGCAACTCTTCACCGACTCCGCCCGGCGCCACCCGGACCGGGTGGCCGTCGAACACGGCCGTACGGCCCTGACCTACCGGCAACTCGCGGCACGGGCCGACGCGATCGCCGCCGAGCTGCTCGCGCGCGGCATCCGGCCGGGCCGGCGCGTCGCCCTGTACGCGACCCGGCACCTCCAGACCTACGCCGGCTACCTCGGCATCCTCCGGGCCGGCTGCGCCGTCGTCCCCATCGGACCCGCGACCCCCGCCGCCCGCGCGGCCGGCGTCATGGCCGCGGCCTCCGTGCCACTGGCCGTCGGCGTGGCTCCGCCGGCCGAGTGGGCCGAACACGGCGCGCTCGCGGCAGGCCTCCTCGACGTCTCGGACCCGGAGCGCCCGCGCGACCCCGCGCAGACCGCGGACCCCGGCGCCGCGACATCCGCGGGACCCGTGCCCGGGACCGCCGACGGCCCGGACCGCGAGGCCTATCTGCTGTTCACCTCGGGCTCGACGGGACAGCCCAAGGGCGTGCCCATCACGCACCGCAGCGCCCTCGCCTACGTACGCCACGCCATGGCGCGCCAGCGGGTGACCGCGGACAGCCGGCTCTCCCACACCTTCGAGCTCACCTTCGACCCTTCGGTCTTCGACCTGTTCTGCGCCTGGGGCGCCGGCGCCGCGCTCGTGGTGCCCGAAGGACGCGAACTGCTCCTGCCCGCCCACTACGTCAACCGCCACCGCATCACCCACTGGTTCTCGGTGCCGTCCGTGGTGTCCATCGCCCGGCGGGTCGGGGCGATCCCGGCGGGCTCGATGCCCGGCCTGCGGCAGAGCCAGTTCATCGGCGAGCAGCTCACCCTCGACCAGGCGCGCGCCTGGCGCGCGGCCGCACCGCACAGCGCGATCGACAACGTGTACGGACCGACGGAGGTCACCGTCGCCTGCACCGAGTACCGGCTCTCGGAGGACGAGCGGCAGTGGCCGGAGCCGGGCAACGGCACCGTCCCCATCGGCGCGGTCCACCCCGGCCTCGAACAGCTGGTCCTCGACGAGTCCGGACGGCCCGCGGACGACGGCGAGCTCTGCCTGCGCGGAGTCCAGCGCTTCGGCGGCTATCTGGACCCCGCCGACAACGCGGGCCGGTTCCTGGACTTCACCGACGGGACCGCCACGCCCTTCACCGGGGGAGTGCCCGGCCCCCACCACTGGTACCGGACGGGCGACCGGGTACGCCGGGAGCGCGGCGGCCTGGTACACCTCGGCCGGCTCGACCGGCAGGTCAAGGTGAGCGGCTACCGGATCGAACTCGGCGAGATCGAGGCGGCCCTGCGCCGGCACCCGGCCGTCCACGAAGCCGTCGTCGTGGTGGTGGAGCGCGACGGCGCGCCCTGCCTGGCCGCCGTACTGACCGGCGACGAGGACCGGGAACCGGCGGTCCTGGCACACCTCAGGGCCCTCCTGCCGGAGTACATGGTGCCGGCGGTCTGCCGCTGGCTCCCCGAACTGCCCGTCGGGGGCAACGGAAAGCTCGACCACACCGGCATCCGCGGCGCCGCCGCCGCGGCCGCCACCGCGCTACGCACCAGGGCCCCCGCCCGCTGA
- a CDS encoding thioesterase II family protein: MPASPHASPTGATASATGRWLRTTRPAHPDPDLHVVCFPPAGAASGSFAALRRAAGPTTLCSLALLPGRESRVAEQEPWDLDRMADHLAEAVSARLRETRAPCVLLGHSMGGLLAYEVTARLVTAGERRLLRLVVAGSEAPSGAAGHRLDVTDPVGVLRELSGAPQEVFDHPELLRMAAATLEADLRMIRRYRFGGARIGIPLTVLLGDRDPIVGAAAAAGWAELADRGSSVRVLAGDHFFLDPHYPELLAEWRREARAAGSRS, encoded by the coding sequence ATGCCCGCGTCACCCCACGCCTCCCCGACCGGGGCCACCGCGTCCGCCACCGGCCGCTGGCTGCGGACCACCCGCCCGGCCCACCCCGATCCCGACCTCCACGTGGTGTGCTTCCCGCCCGCCGGCGCCGCCTCCGGATCCTTCGCGGCCCTGCGCCGGGCCGCCGGACCGACGACCCTCTGCAGCCTCGCGCTGCTGCCCGGCCGGGAGTCCCGGGTCGCCGAACAGGAACCGTGGGACCTGGACCGGATGGCCGACCACCTCGCCGAGGCCGTCTCCGCACGTCTGCGGGAGACCCGGGCCCCCTGCGTCCTGCTCGGGCACAGCATGGGAGGGCTGCTCGCCTACGAGGTGACGGCCCGTCTGGTCACCGCCGGGGAGCGGCGCCTGCTGCGGCTCGTGGTCGCCGGGAGCGAGGCACCCTCCGGCGCCGCCGGCCACCGGCTCGACGTCACGGACCCCGTCGGGGTGCTGCGCGAGCTGAGCGGGGCACCCCAGGAGGTCTTCGACCACCCCGAGCTGCTGCGCATGGCGGCGGCCACGCTGGAGGCCGATCTGCGGATGATCCGGCGCTACCGCTTCGGCGGCGCGCGGATCGGCATCCCCCTCACCGTGCTCCTCGGCGACCGGGACCCGATCGTCGGCGCCGCCGCCGCGGCCGGCTGGGCGGAACTCGCCGACCGCGGATCCTCGGTCCGGGTCCTCGCCGGTGACCACTTCTTCCTCGACCCCCACTACCCGGAACTCCTCGCCGAATGGCGTCGCGAGGCGCGGGCCGCCGGATCGCGGTCCTGA
- a CDS encoding amino acid adenylation domain-containing protein, whose product MPEADAARIPLTPPEFGIWLISEKEPEAFNLHRLWELRGPLDVGRLRTAVEHVVGRHPVFARRLAEGDVPTWTAGEAVPAWHVEHLDTPHGYEDGEDGKAAVDAEVTGWQRRAGAHRFDLSRDCPVRVGLLRRGPRHHLLSLLVHHVACDGVALETLIGEIGARYAESLDDADTPPAALSPAPLPPPPAQAAPASGYWPAHLAEARWPETLPPAAGPRTCRADVLRLPLAPEETALVRAAARGLRATPHLIGLAALYATLAVHGSAHDAMVATPFAARTPETMQLVACLARMVPLRLRWAPGDSGADLVEGVRRTVTEALTHSAEPIREASELFDPATTGTTVCFQAHGRLPDPALPGVDVVPLDDDAGRLARFDLEIDLHLRPDAGAVVLTLRAAGGTTEEGAARLLHTYRRILLRIARDPEQTLALADAADPGTEAHGEPESSLLLAPPRQRPARPLMDRFAELVRTAPDRPAVADRNTTATFGELGHAVTRLAATLAGHGAGPGLPVAVLAERGTPLVAAVLAVWRLGGHVVLLDPLHPDSRLAHVVADSRARVLLRSPGLHHRLPGHPDVVELAPEPDTRPPAPGEEPPAGPAPYHPRALAYVIHTSGTTGQPKGVMVDQGVLATMFEAQPAGLGISRIGLTCAVSFDVFFHQLLYLFRGCCLVMAEDAVYRDPQALVSWTERRRVEFLSITPSMLGAMRQFGFEETLARTRTEIELAGEAVDQGTWELLRRLGVRATNSYGPTETIVVTACDFAERDTPSIGGPVAGTSAYVLGPGLRPVPPGVAGELYIGGPQVSRGYLGKPGLTADRFLPDPFSGEPGARMYRTGDRVRLTDGGRLDYLRRVDHQLKVRGQRVDPYEVEDVLRRAPGVRDAYVARGAAAHPSGLRAYVVPEDPADPPAVRRIRAVAAEQLPPAAVPTHVTVVTAFPMTPNGKLDEQALPQPVTEPADATGAGNGADPVARLWSESTGLPPASEDDNFFECGGSSLDAARVVAALNRLCAAEIDLASFLRDPTPFGLRHQLRNTAAPDPRPDAAPRTPSPHAAAGAAPAAPPAPTPGLSDAQRRLLLAHRAAPGSNEFTVFWALRPATEPEPEALERAWREVVTAHPELRLRVTETDGRPVRAEWPVEDFPVHRRTLGPDELDGALAAAADRAFDPLGEPLIRLETLSAPGAGQVLLFTAHHLVLDRHSIQLINARLISALAGTVPPVPGHRYTEAGEPAAAEADRAREFWAGELDRVSTAPPIDLGAPEPGLRDTRGTAVHRTLDGAAWKLLQETARARRTTPLVLAMAAFALTADRHGAAGDVLVGTSMDVRPPGFDDVVGLFVNPVPVRLRFGPGLTGDALIGTTHEALLRAHDHRRLPFNELVRHLGLRSEPGAAPLFQVLVDYEPLLPADGGTASDRAWEPVDIPGTVAKYDLEVMLRQTADGGRLTVNCRTDRWRRSQAARIADQVYEALLRLATDSARPAAEPLTAAAGELGPGDGAEPSGPGGGLVGGLVAGIALREPDRVAVVSGEHTLTYGTLRSAALAAAARLAAAGVRRGDRVAVLARRGADMAVAVLGAVFAGAAYVPLDPGHPDARITRALHDSGAAAVLATGDCAARARRLGATVVDPAPDRDRDAVSVGDRPVPAALRARDQAYVIYTSGSTGEPKGVVVEHGSLAASTDARRAVYPGRPVFLLVSPLAFDSSAAGLWGTLTAGGRLVVADDDEVRDPERLIGLVERHQVTRLLCVPSLHAVLLRTARHTGAGPLRSLREVVVAGEPLPDRLQEQHFALLPGVPLVNEYGPTEAAVWSSYRRYHAPGPAGIGGPVPGYRLYVLDHALRPVPPGAPGELHVGGPGVARGYLGRAAATAAAFLPDPFAAGPGARMYRTGDRVRRGEDGTLVFLGRTDDQIKVRGHRIQPGEVEEVLRALDGVEDAAVVARDAVTLVAFLTGRPPAPDQVRRALAATLPGHLVPAAVHVVDRLPRTANGKVDRRELRERAAAPAPAPVAADRNRTGPARHAEVAGAWSEVLGVADVPDDVNFFDLGGHSLLVPALQEALHRRTGVRLTVLDLFRHATVADTAARLAERAAEAGGGADPGTAPVRDGGAAPAPDTGADTAPDTEAAAGATRRAHRAAAARRLRDRRTEEADR is encoded by the coding sequence ATGCCCGAGGCCGACGCGGCCCGCATCCCGCTCACCCCGCCCGAGTTCGGCATCTGGCTCATCAGCGAGAAGGAGCCCGAGGCCTTCAACCTGCACCGGCTGTGGGAACTGCGCGGTCCGCTCGACGTGGGCCGGCTGCGCACGGCGGTGGAGCACGTGGTGGGACGCCACCCGGTCTTCGCCCGCCGCCTGGCGGAAGGGGACGTACCGACCTGGACGGCCGGTGAAGCGGTGCCCGCCTGGCACGTCGAGCACCTCGACACGCCCCACGGGTACGAGGACGGCGAGGACGGCAAGGCAGCCGTGGACGCCGAGGTCACCGGGTGGCAGCGGCGGGCCGGCGCCCACCGCTTCGACCTGTCCCGCGACTGCCCGGTCCGGGTGGGCCTGTTGCGCCGCGGCCCCCGGCACCATCTGCTCTCCCTGCTCGTCCACCACGTGGCCTGCGACGGGGTGGCCCTGGAGACCCTGATCGGCGAGATCGGCGCCCGGTACGCCGAGTCGCTCGACGACGCCGACACACCGCCGGCCGCCCTCTCCCCGGCCCCCCTGCCGCCGCCCCCGGCCCAGGCCGCCCCCGCGAGCGGCTACTGGCCGGCACACCTGGCCGAGGCCCGCTGGCCCGAGACCCTGCCGCCCGCCGCCGGGCCGCGCACCTGCCGGGCCGACGTGCTGCGCCTGCCGCTCGCCCCGGAGGAGACCGCACTCGTCCGCGCCGCCGCCCGCGGACTGCGGGCCACCCCGCACCTGATCGGCCTGGCCGCGCTCTACGCGACGCTCGCCGTCCACGGCAGCGCCCACGACGCCATGGTGGCCACCCCGTTCGCCGCGCGGACTCCGGAGACCATGCAACTGGTCGCCTGCCTCGCCCGGATGGTGCCACTGCGCCTGCGCTGGGCGCCCGGGGACTCGGGCGCCGACCTGGTCGAGGGCGTCCGCCGCACGGTGACGGAGGCGCTGACCCACTCGGCGGAGCCGATCCGGGAGGCCTCCGAGCTCTTCGACCCCGCGACCACCGGAACCACCGTCTGCTTCCAGGCCCACGGCCGTCTGCCGGACCCCGCACTGCCCGGCGTCGACGTCGTCCCGCTGGACGACGACGCCGGCCGGCTCGCCCGCTTCGACCTGGAGATCGACCTGCATCTCCGGCCCGACGCGGGGGCCGTCGTCCTCACCCTCCGGGCCGCCGGCGGCACCACCGAGGAGGGCGCCGCCCGCCTGCTCCACACCTATCGCCGGATCCTGCTGCGGATCGCCCGCGACCCCGAGCAGACCCTCGCCCTGGCCGACGCCGCCGACCCCGGCACGGAAGCGCACGGGGAACCGGAGTCCTCGCTCCTCCTCGCACCCCCGCGGCAGCGCCCGGCCCGGCCGCTGATGGACCGCTTCGCGGAACTGGTCCGCACCGCGCCCGACCGCCCGGCCGTCGCCGACCGGAACACGACCGCCACCTTCGGCGAACTCGGCCACGCCGTGACCCGCCTTGCCGCCACCCTCGCCGGCCACGGGGCCGGACCGGGCCTCCCCGTAGCCGTCCTCGCCGAGCGCGGCACCCCCCTCGTGGCCGCGGTCCTCGCCGTCTGGCGGCTCGGCGGCCATGTCGTGCTGCTGGACCCCCTGCACCCCGACTCCCGCCTCGCGCACGTGGTCGCCGACAGCCGGGCCCGCGTGCTGCTCCGCAGTCCCGGCCTGCACCACCGGCTGCCCGGCCACCCGGATGTGGTGGAGCTCGCCCCGGAGCCGGACACCCGGCCGCCCGCCCCCGGCGAGGAACCCCCCGCCGGCCCGGCCCCGTACCACCCCCGCGCCCTGGCGTATGTCATCCACACCTCGGGAACCACCGGGCAGCCCAAGGGCGTCATGGTCGACCAGGGCGTGCTTGCCACCATGTTCGAGGCCCAGCCCGCCGGTCTCGGCATCTCCCGGATCGGCCTGACCTGCGCCGTCTCCTTCGACGTCTTCTTCCACCAACTCCTCTACCTGTTCCGCGGCTGCTGCCTGGTGATGGCCGAGGACGCCGTCTACCGCGACCCGCAGGCACTCGTCTCCTGGACCGAGCGCCGGCGGGTGGAGTTCCTCAGCATCACGCCGTCGATGCTCGGCGCGATGCGCCAGTTCGGCTTCGAGGAGACCCTCGCCCGGACCCGTACCGAGATCGAACTGGCCGGTGAGGCCGTCGACCAGGGCACCTGGGAGCTGCTGCGCCGGCTCGGAGTGCGCGCCACCAACTCGTACGGGCCGACCGAGACGATCGTCGTCACCGCCTGCGACTTCGCGGAGCGGGACACACCCAGCATCGGCGGCCCCGTCGCGGGAACCTCCGCCTATGTCCTCGGCCCCGGCCTGCGCCCGGTCCCGCCCGGCGTCGCGGGCGAGCTCTACATCGGCGGACCCCAGGTCAGCCGGGGCTATCTCGGCAAACCCGGCCTCACCGCGGACCGCTTCCTGCCGGACCCCTTCAGCGGCGAGCCGGGCGCGCGGATGTACCGCACCGGCGACCGGGTGCGGCTGACCGATGGGGGACGCCTTGACTATCTGCGGCGCGTGGACCACCAGCTGAAGGTGCGCGGCCAGCGGGTGGACCCGTACGAGGTGGAGGACGTGCTGCGGCGCGCCCCCGGGGTGCGCGACGCCTATGTGGCCCGCGGCGCGGCGGCGCACCCCTCCGGCCTGCGGGCGTACGTCGTCCCCGAGGACCCCGCGGACCCGCCCGCCGTCCGGCGGATCCGGGCCGTCGCCGCCGAGCAGCTGCCGCCCGCCGCCGTACCGACCCACGTCACCGTGGTCACCGCGTTCCCGATGACCCCCAACGGCAAGCTCGACGAACAGGCGCTGCCGCAACCCGTCACCGAGCCGGCGGACGCCACCGGCGCCGGGAACGGGGCCGATCCGGTCGCCCGGCTGTGGTCGGAGTCGACCGGTCTGCCGCCCGCGTCCGAGGACGACAACTTCTTCGAATGCGGCGGGAGTTCCCTGGACGCGGCCCGGGTGGTCGCCGCCCTCAACCGCCTCTGCGCGGCGGAGATCGACCTCGCCTCCTTCCTCCGCGACCCCACCCCGTTCGGCCTGCGGCACCAGCTGCGCAACACGGCGGCGCCGGACCCCCGACCGGACGCCGCCCCGCGAACGCCGTCCCCGCACGCCGCCGCCGGCGCGGCCCCGGCCGCCCCGCCCGCCCCGACGCCCGGGCTCTCCGACGCCCAGCGGCGCCTCCTGCTTGCGCACCGGGCCGCTCCGGGAAGCAACGAGTTCACCGTCTTCTGGGCGCTCCGCCCGGCGACGGAGCCGGAGCCGGAGGCGCTGGAGCGGGCCTGGCGCGAGGTCGTGACGGCCCACCCCGAACTGCGGCTGCGCGTCACCGAGACCGACGGCCGGCCCGTACGCGCCGAGTGGCCCGTCGAGGACTTCCCCGTGCACCGGCGGACCCTCGGTCCGGACGAGCTCGACGGCGCGCTCGCCGCGGCGGCCGACCGCGCCTTCGACCCCCTCGGCGAGCCGCTGATCCGGCTTGAGACGCTGAGCGCGCCGGGCGCCGGGCAGGTCCTGCTCTTCACGGCCCATCACCTCGTCCTCGACCGGCACTCCATCCAGCTGATCAACGCACGGCTCATCTCCGCGCTCGCCGGAACCGTGCCGCCCGTCCCCGGCCACCGGTACACCGAGGCCGGCGAGCCGGCGGCCGCGGAGGCCGACCGGGCCCGGGAGTTCTGGGCCGGCGAGCTCGACCGGGTGTCCACGGCGCCCCCGATCGACCTCGGCGCCCCGGAACCCGGCCTGCGCGACACCCGGGGCACCGCCGTGCACCGCACCCTGGACGGCGCCGCCTGGAAACTCCTCCAGGAGACCGCCCGCGCCCGCCGGACCACCCCGCTGGTCCTGGCCATGGCCGCGTTCGCGCTGACCGCCGACCGCCACGGCGCCGCGGGGGACGTGCTGGTCGGCACCTCCATGGACGTGCGCCCGCCCGGCTTCGACGACGTCGTGGGCCTGTTCGTCAACCCGGTGCCCGTACGGCTGCGTTTCGGCCCCGGCCTCACCGGTGACGCGCTGATCGGCACGACGCACGAGGCGCTGCTGCGCGCCCACGACCACCGCCGGCTGCCGTTCAACGAGCTGGTGCGCCACCTGGGACTGCGCTCCGAGCCGGGCGCGGCGCCCCTGTTCCAGGTCCTCGTCGACTACGAGCCGCTGCTCCCGGCCGACGGCGGCACCGCGTCCGACCGCGCCTGGGAGCCGGTCGACATCCCCGGCACGGTCGCCAAGTACGACCTGGAGGTCATGCTCCGCCAGACCGCCGACGGCGGCCGGCTCACCGTCAACTGCCGGACCGACCGCTGGCGCCGGAGCCAGGCCGCGCGGATCGCCGACCAGGTGTACGAGGCGCTGCTGCGGCTCGCCACGGACTCGGCCCGCCCCGCCGCCGAGCCCCTCACGGCCGCTGCCGGAGAGCTCGGGCCAGGTGACGGCGCGGAGCCGTCCGGACCCGGCGGCGGTCTCGTCGGCGGCCTGGTGGCCGGCATCGCGCTCCGGGAGCCGGACCGGGTCGCCGTCGTCTCGGGCGAGCACACCCTCACGTACGGCACGCTGCGTTCCGCCGCCCTCGCCGCGGCGGCCCGCCTCGCCGCGGCGGGAGTGCGCCGCGGCGACCGGGTGGCGGTCCTGGCCCGCCGCGGCGCCGACATGGCGGTGGCCGTCCTCGGCGCGGTGTTCGCCGGCGCCGCCTATGTGCCGCTCGACCCCGGCCACCCCGACGCCCGGATCACCAGGGCCCTGCACGACAGCGGGGCCGCCGCCGTCCTCGCCACCGGCGACTGCGCGGCGCGGGCCCGCCGCCTCGGGGCCACGGTGGTCGACCCTGCCCCGGACCGTGACCGCGACGCGGTCTCCGTAGGCGACCGCCCCGTGCCCGCCGCCCTGCGCGCCCGGGACCAGGCCTATGTCATCTACACCTCCGGCTCCACCGGCGAACCCAAGGGCGTGGTCGTCGAGCACGGCTCCCTCGCCGCCTCGACCGACGCCCGCCGCGCGGTCTACCCCGGCCGGCCCGTGTTCCTGCTCGTGTCCCCGCTCGCCTTCGACTCCTCGGCCGCGGGCCTGTGGGGAACCCTCACCGCCGGCGGCCGGCTCGTGGTGGCCGACGACGACGAGGTGCGCGACCCCGAGCGGCTGATCGGACTCGTCGAGCGGCACCAGGTGACCCGTCTGCTGTGCGTGCCCTCGCTGCACGCCGTACTGCTGCGCACCGCCCGGCACACCGGCGCCGGCCCGCTCCGCAGCCTCCGCGAAGTGGTCGTGGCGGGCGAACCGCTGCCGGACCGGCTCCAGGAGCAGCACTTCGCCCTGCTCCCCGGCGTGCCGCTGGTCAATGAGTACGGGCCCACCGAGGCCGCGGTGTGGTCCAGCTACCGGCGCTACCACGCGCCCGGACCGGCCGGCATCGGCGGCCCCGTGCCCGGCTACCGCCTGTACGTCCTGGACCACGCGCTGCGCCCCGTACCGCCGGGCGCCCCGGGCGAACTCCACGTCGGGGGGCCGGGGGTGGCCCGGGGCTATCTCGGCCGGGCCGCCGCCACCGCCGCGGCCTTCCTGCCCGACCCCTTCGCCGCCGGGCCGGGGGCGCGGATGTACCGCACCGGTGACCGCGTCCGCCGCGGCGAGGACGGCACGCTGGTCTTCCTCGGGCGGACCGACGACCAGATCAAGGTGCGGGGTCACCGGATCCAGCCCGGCGAGGTCGAGGAGGTGCTCCGTGCCCTCGACGGCGTCGAGGACGCGGCCGTGGTGGCGCGCGACGCGGTCACCCTGGTGGCCTTCCTGACCGGCCGTCCGCCCGCGCCGGACCAGGTCCGCAGGGCGCTCGCGGCGACCCTGCCGGGCCACCTGGTGCCGGCCGCCGTGCACGTCGTGGACCGGCTGCCCCGTACGGCCAACGGCAAGGTCGACCGCCGTGAGCTGCGGGAGCGGGCGGCCGCCCCGGCGCCGGCCCCGGTGGCGGCCGACCGGAACAGGACAGGACCCGCCCGGCACGCGGAGGTCGCCGGCGCCTGGAGCGAGGTGCTCGGCGTCGCCGATGTGCCGGACGACGTGAACTTCTTCGATCTCGGCGGACATTCGCTCCTGGTCCCCGCCCTCCAGGAAGCCCTGCACCGGCGGACCGGCGTCCGCCTCACCGTCCTCGACCTGTTCCGCCACGCCACCGTCGCGGACACCGCCGCCCGGCTCGCCGAACGCGCGGCGGAGGCCGGCGGGGGAGCGGACCCGGGCACCGCACCCGTACGGGACGGGGGAGCCGCCCCCGCCCCGGACACCGGAGCGGACACCGCACCCGACACCGAAGCGGCCGCCGGCGCGACCCGCCGCGCGCACCGCGCGGCGGCCGCCCGCCGGCTCCGCGACCGCCGTACCGAGGAGGCAGACCGATGA